CGGCCGGGCTGCGGGTCGCCGACGCGGTGTTCGGGGCGATGACCGGCGCGGGCTGGCCGCCCGCCCAGGCCACCCGGATCGGGGCTCTGATGCGCTACTTCATCACCGGTTCCGCGCTGGGCTCCTTCGCCGGGGGGTTCGTCGACGACGAGACCGCCTACGACCCCGCCGACTACCCGCACCTCGGCCAGGCCCACCTGCTGGCCGACCACCGCCGCCAGGTCGACGAAGGGGCCTTCGAGACCGGGCTGCGGGCCCTGCTGGACGGGCTGGCGATCCAGTACGAGCCGTACGCGCCGCCCACGGACGAGCGGCTGTCCACTCCGTCCGGCGCCTGAGGGCGGGCCGCGCACGACGAGGCCCCGTGGTGGTCGCCGATTGACGGTCCTCGACAATTCGGTGGGGTCCGCGGCGTTCCGGCTCTACGGTCGTGGCCATGACGACGACCCCGACACCCCTTCCGGTCTCCCCGCCGGCCCACCGCTGGCGCGCCACCGCCGCCGCCTGCACCACCGTCGTGCTGTGGGCCTCCGCCTTCGTGTCCATCCGCAGCGCGGGCGAGTCCTACTCCCCCGGCGCACTCGCCCTCGGACGGCTGGTGACGGGCGCTCTGGTGCTCGGGGCGATCCTCCTCGTACGGCGGGAGGGGCTGCCCGGGCGCGGCGCCTGGCGCGGAATCATCACGTCCGGGGTGCTGTGGTTC
The nucleotide sequence above comes from Streptomyces sp. NBC_01116. Encoded proteins:
- a CDS encoding TetR/AcrR family transcriptional regulator gives rise to the protein MARPRKPLLSRDRIVGAASALVDSEGLDAVSTRRLAAVLGVSGPSLYNHFRNKEEILDAVADAVSAQVDLSMFEESDPRDWREALHDWALSYRAALAAHPHIVPVLARGPGRRPAGLRVADAVFGAMTGAGWPPAQATRIGALMRYFITGSALGSFAGGFVDDETAYDPADYPHLGQAHLLADHRRQVDEGAFETGLRALLDGLAIQYEPYAPPTDERLSTPSGA